One Antarctobacter heliothermus DNA segment encodes these proteins:
- a CDS encoding type I polyketide synthase, with the protein MTAATDQMKRALHEIRRLRGALDQATLDRAERSAIAIVGTGLRLPGGISSLPQLEEALRDGRNLVTPVPPARWNGGDLPGDMTSAAGYGAFIEDVDLFDPEFFGISGAEAASMDPQQRLLLETGWEALEDAGHAPDSFAERALGIFIGMANSDYGRMMLSDIPAIDPYFTSGSSFSVAAGRLSYFLGTTGPAITVDTACSSSLVALHLARRALVAGECDVALAGGVNLMLSPEVHVNFDRAGMLAGDGRCKTFDAAADGYVRGEGCVVLALRRLEDAQADGDRILAVIRGSAVNQDGRSNGLTAPNGRAQEVLIRAALEDAGLTPGDVGYVEAHGTGTSLGDPIEMEALGRAYARDRADAPPLVVGSVKTNLGHLESAAGAAGVLKTLVALRSGRIPAHLNFDTPNPYIGWQNLRVRIPTETEAWPDGTGRFAGVSSFGFSGTNAHLILGPAPEAPRETTPGLPWHLFTMSAKSDGALQVLGGNMAEAMAESAEGIADICHTVNAGRARMPYRLSVAVRDRAELAQTLRGFGSGLADPAIATGLAQPGQRPKIGFLFTGQGAQHPGMGRALYETQPVYRRAIDACAEALGNTVPGGLVAALHDTGDESRIRAPGIAQPALFALEYALARLWMSFGLKPDAVCGHSLGEFAAATIAGMMPLEDALMLVAERGRLTAQVAAEGMMAGVFAPRDAIQPLLDDVAGVGIAAYNTPRNHVLSGPEPALRPVLDRLTAQGFRVEPLHIAFAAHCPLVDPVLEQFRAAAGRVRHTAPRIPLVSNLTGDFVPDDGVVPDHWANHLRQPVRFADGVATLLEAGITHFVEIGPHPVLSGMAAECAELSGVDRPLHFLASLRRNGEDGRDLCESLGQLFVDGAAVNPDALQTPGTARRVALPTYPFERARHWHPSARPGAARMRQDPENRWARFGARLSRECERGPLGFDAAACPGAWTALADLTRARIVSLLRDAGLFGAEADSATVPKVVAELGALPDFAPLVERWLLDLAATGTLRRDGARFSVPDGLADPDLSGALARAEAALSGNAPLMDYVRHCTRIVGAVIRGEVSPLETLFPDGDFALALGLYEGSATMRYMNGLAAAAVEAIADSAGPELRVIEAGAGTGGTTAAVLEALAGRSVQYVFTDVSDLFLDRAQARFSDREGMAFARLDLETAPAEQGFARGSFDLVLASNAVHAVRNLPETLGHLRGLLRPGGVLVLIESTEHFTYFNITTGLIEGWRHAEDTLRSDDLALIDAPTWTDALTEAGFDKAESWPRAGTAADTVGQHLIVARAPLAGVPQDETATTKVPAFQATAPQATDPALDAAMERIAGALPRERARAISELVRIRVMRLLRRNADQPPLDHERLLDLGLDSLMAVQLRNTLAQDLGLTEGLPATLVFDHPTIIALAAYLDSMSAPSDETTKDSLPPPTPRANGPVDAGRAKEIEAMSEEEVEALLLERLKQ; encoded by the coding sequence ATGACAGCCGCAACGGACCAGATGAAGCGCGCCCTGCACGAGATCCGCCGCCTGCGCGGCGCGTTGGATCAGGCGACGCTGGACCGGGCGGAACGCAGCGCCATCGCCATCGTGGGCACCGGCCTGCGCCTGCCCGGCGGCATCTCCTCCCTGCCCCAACTGGAAGAAGCGTTGCGGGACGGCCGCAACCTGGTCACACCCGTACCGCCCGCGCGCTGGAACGGCGGTGACCTGCCGGGCGACATGACCAGCGCAGCGGGCTATGGTGCCTTCATCGAGGATGTCGACCTGTTCGATCCGGAGTTCTTCGGCATCTCGGGCGCCGAGGCCGCCAGCATGGACCCGCAGCAGCGCCTGCTGCTGGAAACCGGCTGGGAGGCGCTGGAGGATGCGGGCCACGCTCCCGACAGCTTTGCCGAGCGCGCGTTGGGCATCTTTATCGGCATGGCGAACAGCGATTACGGTCGGATGATGCTGTCCGACATCCCGGCGATCGATCCCTATTTCACCTCCGGGTCGTCCTTCTCGGTCGCGGCGGGGCGCCTGTCCTATTTCCTGGGCACGACCGGCCCGGCGATCACGGTGGACACGGCATGTTCGTCGTCGCTGGTCGCGCTGCACCTGGCGCGCCGGGCGCTGGTGGCGGGGGAATGCGACGTTGCGCTGGCCGGCGGCGTCAACCTGATGCTGTCGCCCGAGGTGCATGTGAATTTCGATCGCGCCGGGATGCTGGCGGGCGACGGGCGCTGCAAAACCTTCGACGCCGCCGCCGACGGCTATGTGCGCGGCGAAGGCTGCGTGGTGCTGGCGCTGCGCCGACTGGAGGACGCGCAGGCGGACGGCGACCGCATCCTGGCGGTGATCCGCGGAAGCGCGGTCAACCAGGACGGGCGCAGCAACGGTCTGACCGCGCCGAACGGGCGCGCGCAGGAGGTGCTGATCCGCGCCGCTCTGGAAGACGCGGGGCTGACACCCGGCGATGTCGGCTATGTCGAGGCGCACGGCACCGGCACCAGCCTCGGCGACCCGATCGAGATGGAAGCGCTAGGCCGGGCCTACGCGCGCGACCGGGCCGACGCGCCACCGCTTGTAGTGGGGTCGGTGAAGACCAATCTCGGCCATCTCGAATCCGCGGCGGGGGCGGCGGGCGTGCTCAAGACGCTGGTCGCGCTGCGCTCGGGCCGGATTCCGGCGCATCTGAACTTCGATACGCCCAACCCGTATATCGGCTGGCAGAACCTGCGGGTCCGCATCCCGACCGAAACGGAGGCCTGGCCCGACGGAACCGGTCGCTTTGCCGGGGTCAGTTCCTTTGGCTTCAGCGGTACCAATGCACACCTGATCCTCGGCCCGGCACCAGAGGCCCCGCGCGAGACGACTCCGGGCCTGCCGTGGCACCTGTTCACGATGTCGGCCAAAAGCGACGGGGCCCTGCAGGTGCTGGGCGGCAACATGGCAGAGGCGATGGCGGAGAGCGCGGAGGGCATCGCCGACATCTGCCACACCGTCAATGCGGGCCGGGCGCGGATGCCCTACCGGCTGTCCGTCGCCGTGCGTGACCGCGCGGAGCTGGCGCAGACGTTACGGGGCTTCGGCTCTGGCTTGGCCGATCCGGCGATCGCCACCGGCCTGGCCCAACCCGGTCAAAGGCCGAAGATCGGGTTTCTTTTCACCGGCCAAGGAGCGCAGCATCCCGGCATGGGGCGCGCGCTTTATGAGACACAGCCGGTCTACCGGCGCGCGATCGACGCCTGCGCCGAGGCGCTGGGGAACACCGTTCCAGGCGGACTGGTCGCCGCCCTGCACGACACCGGGGACGAATCGCGGATCCGGGCGCCGGGCATCGCCCAGCCGGCGCTTTTTGCGCTGGAATACGCGCTGGCGCGGCTGTGGATGTCGTTCGGGCTGAAACCAGACGCGGTCTGCGGTCACAGTCTTGGCGAATTCGCCGCCGCGACAATTGCCGGAATGATGCCGCTGGAGGATGCGCTGATGCTGGTGGCAGAACGCGGCCGGCTGACGGCGCAGGTCGCGGCCGAGGGCATGATGGCCGGCGTCTTTGCCCCGCGCGACGCGATCCAGCCGCTGCTGGACGACGTGGCGGGGGTCGGCATCGCCGCTTACAATACGCCGCGCAACCACGTGCTCAGCGGGCCAGAGCCGGCGCTGCGCCCGGTGCTCGACCGGCTAACGGCGCAGGGTTTCCGGGTGGAGCCGCTGCACATCGCCTTCGCGGCGCATTGCCCGCTGGTCGACCCGGTGCTGGAACAGTTCCGCGCTGCAGCGGGCCGGGTACGCCACACCGCGCCGCGCATCCCGCTAGTCTCCAACCTGACCGGCGATTTCGTGCCTGATGATGGCGTCGTGCCGGACCATTGGGCCAACCACCTGCGCCAGCCGGTGCGGTTCGCCGACGGCGTGGCGACCCTGCTGGAGGCCGGGATCACCCATTTCGTCGAGATCGGACCGCATCCCGTCCTGTCGGGAATGGCCGCCGAATGCGCCGAGCTTTCGGGCGTCGACCGGCCGCTGCACTTCCTCGCCTCGCTGCGCCGCAATGGCGAGGACGGGCGCGATCTTTGCGAAAGCCTCGGGCAGCTCTTTGTCGATGGCGCGGCGGTGAACCCGGATGCTCTGCAGACCCCGGGCACGGCCCGCCGGGTCGCCCTGCCGACCTATCCGTTCGAACGGGCGCGCCACTGGCATCCCAGCGCCCGCCCCGGCGCGGCAAGGATGCGGCAGGACCCGGAAAACCGCTGGGCCCGGTTCGGCGCGCGGCTGTCGCGGGAATGCGAACGCGGGCCGCTGGGCTTCGATGCGGCCGCCTGCCCCGGTGCCTGGACGGCGCTGGCCGATTTGACGCGGGCACGGATCGTGTCTCTGTTGCGCGACGCCGGCCTGTTCGGGGCCGAGGCCGACAGCGCCACGGTTCCCAAGGTCGTGGCGGAGCTGGGCGCCCTGCCCGACTTCGCGCCGCTGGTCGAACGCTGGCTGCTTGACCTCGCCGCCACCGGCACCTTGCGGCGCGACGGCGCGCGGTTCTCCGTGCCGGACGGCTTGGCCGATCCCGACCTGTCCGGCGCGCTGGCCCGCGCCGAGGCCGCACTGTCGGGCAATGCCCCGCTGATGGACTATGTGCGCCACTGTACCCGGATCGTCGGCGCGGTGATCCGTGGCGAGGTCAGCCCGCTGGAGACGCTGTTTCCCGATGGCGATTTTGCGCTCGCCCTTGGGCTTTACGAAGGCTCCGCGACGATGCGCTACATGAACGGCCTTGCGGCGGCGGCGGTCGAAGCCATCGCCGACAGTGCCGGCCCGGAATTGCGTGTGATCGAGGCCGGAGCGGGCACCGGCGGCACCACGGCGGCGGTGCTGGAGGCGCTGGCCGGGCGGTCGGTGCAGTATGTCTTTACCGATGTGTCGGACCTGTTCCTCGACCGGGCGCAGGCGCGGTTCAGCGACCGCGAGGGCATGGCGTTCGCGCGCCTCGACCTTGAAACTGCCCCGGCGGAGCAGGGCTTTGCGCGCGGCAGCTTTGACCTCGTTCTGGCATCGAATGCGGTGCATGCGGTGCGCAACCTGCCCGAGACCCTCGGCCATCTACGCGGCCTTCTGCGGCCCGGCGGAGTATTGGTCCTGATCGAATCCACCGAGCATTTCACCTATTTCAACATTACCACCGGCCTGATCGAAGGCTGGCGGCACGCCGAGGACACGCTGCGCAGCGACGACCTGGCCCTGATCGACGCGCCGACATGGACCGACGCGCTTACCGAGGCCGGGTTCGACAAGGCCGAGTCCTGGCCCCGCGCGGGCACCGCCGCCGACACGGTCGGTCAGCACCTGATCGTGGCGCGCGCGCCGCTGGCTGGGGTCCCGCAAGACGAGACCGCGACGACCAAGGTTCCCGCCTTCCAGGCCACCGCGCCGCAGGCAACGGATCCTGCGCTGGACGCGGCGATGGAGCGGATCGCCGGGGCGCTTCCGCGCGAACGTGCCCGCGCCATATCCGAGCTTGTGCGCATCCGGGTGATGCGCCTGCTGCGCCGCAATGCCGACCAGCCCCCGCTGGATCACGAGCGCCTGCTTGACCTCGGGCTCGACTCGCTGATGGCGGTGCAGTTGCGCAACACACTGGCGCAGGATCTTGGGCTGACGGAGGGGCTGCCGGCGACGCTGGTTTTCGATCACCCGACGATCATTGCGCTTGCGGCCTATCTCGATTCCATGTCGGCCCCGTCCGACGAGACCACGAAGGACAGCCTGCCGCCCCCGACACCGCGAGCCAACGGTCCGGTGGACGCCGGACGCGCGAAGGAAATCGAGGCGATGAGCGAGGAAGAAGTCGAAGCCTTGCTGCTGGAGCGGCTGAAACAATGA